In Streptomyces chartreusis, the following proteins share a genomic window:
- a CDS encoding NAD-dependent succinate-semialdehyde dehydrogenase: protein MNLAGIDLLAKAPPAEGDVFLGGRWLAAADGRTYPVHDPATGDLIRHVSSAGPDDARAAIDAAHSAAAGWRSTPPRRRSEILHDTFALMREHTDTLARLIVLENGKAYRDAAAEVGYAAEFFRWFAEEAVRVGSAFGDAPAGGYRHVVRKHPVGVTAFVTPWNFPAAMATRKIAPALAAGCPVLLKPAPETPLTALAVAALLAEAGLPDGLLNVLPTDRAPEVVSAWLGDERVRKFSFTGSTATGKVLLEQAAANVVNVTMELGGNAPFVVCADADVDAAVRGAMDAKMRGGGEVCIAANRFYVHADVAAEFTEKFGAAMAAVRVGPGLEDGVTLGPVINEGAVDKIRSLVDDAVARGARIAARGGTPDGPGHFHPATVLVDVPDDARILHEEVFGPVAPLTTFTDENEMLARANATVHGLASYVYSRDVGRALRIAERLEAGMVGVNRGLLSDPAAPFGGVKQSGLGREGGREGIEAFLETQYIALDWTD, encoded by the coding sequence ATGAACCTCGCCGGCATCGACCTCCTGGCCAAGGCGCCACCAGCGGAAGGCGATGTGTTCCTCGGCGGCCGATGGCTCGCGGCCGCCGACGGACGGACCTACCCCGTCCACGACCCGGCCACCGGCGACCTCATCCGCCACGTCTCCTCGGCGGGACCGGACGACGCCCGCGCGGCGATCGACGCCGCGCACTCGGCCGCGGCCGGCTGGCGCTCGACACCGCCCCGGCGCCGTTCGGAGATCCTGCACGACACCTTCGCGCTCATGCGGGAGCACACCGACACCCTCGCCCGGCTCATCGTCCTGGAGAACGGCAAGGCGTACCGGGACGCGGCGGCCGAGGTCGGCTACGCCGCCGAGTTCTTCCGCTGGTTCGCCGAGGAGGCCGTCCGCGTCGGCTCCGCCTTCGGGGACGCCCCGGCCGGCGGCTACCGCCACGTCGTACGCAAACACCCCGTCGGCGTCACCGCCTTCGTCACCCCCTGGAACTTCCCGGCCGCCATGGCCACCCGCAAGATCGCCCCGGCCCTCGCGGCCGGCTGCCCCGTCCTGCTCAAGCCCGCCCCGGAGACCCCGCTCACCGCCCTCGCGGTCGCCGCGCTGCTCGCCGAAGCCGGCCTGCCGGACGGCCTGTTGAACGTCCTGCCCACCGACCGCGCCCCCGAGGTCGTCTCGGCCTGGCTCGGCGACGAACGGGTCCGCAAGTTCTCCTTCACCGGCTCCACCGCCACCGGCAAGGTGCTCCTGGAGCAGGCCGCCGCGAACGTCGTCAACGTCACCATGGAGCTCGGCGGCAATGCCCCCTTCGTCGTCTGCGCGGACGCCGACGTGGACGCGGCCGTGCGCGGGGCGATGGACGCGAAGATGCGCGGCGGCGGCGAGGTCTGCATCGCCGCCAACCGGTTCTACGTCCACGCCGACGTCGCCGCCGAGTTCACGGAGAAGTTCGGCGCCGCCATGGCCGCCGTACGCGTCGGACCCGGCCTGGAGGACGGCGTCACCCTCGGACCGGTGATCAACGAGGGGGCCGTCGACAAGATCCGCTCGCTCGTCGACGACGCCGTCGCCCGCGGAGCACGGATCGCCGCGCGGGGCGGCACACCCGACGGGCCCGGCCACTTCCACCCCGCGACCGTCCTCGTCGACGTCCCCGACGACGCCCGGATCCTGCACGAGGAGGTCTTCGGACCGGTCGCGCCGCTCACCACCTTCACCGACGAGAACGAGATGCTCGCCCGCGCCAACGCCACCGTCCACGGCCTGGCCTCGTACGTCTACTCCCGCGACGTCGGCCGTGCGCTGCGCATCGCCGAACGTCTGGAGGCCGGCATGGTCGGCGTCAACCGCGGCCTGCTGTCCGACCCGGCCGCCCCCTTCGGCGGCGTCAAGCAGTCCGGCCTGGGCAGGGAGGGCGGCCGCGAAGGCATCGAAGCCTTCCTGGAGACGCAGTACATCGCCCTGGACTGGACCGACTGA
- a CDS encoding NPP1 family protein: protein MRKSRSLAKLALGALGAMTLVVALPASAHANVLTLLPQNADGLEQTFSPAYDYDGDGCYATAAIGADGTLNPGLKLGGDVNGKCHDYAQLANANTYSRAKCNNGWCAVMYASYFEKDQITLGPAALGHTHDWEHVIVWIRDNQAEYVSVSQHNTYQLAARSAIRFDGTHPKIVYHKDGVSSHCFRFAGSNDEPAENATGNWFFPRLVGWNGYPAGYRDKLMSADFGSATIKIDDGDFQWALDYAKPSGIPFDAYA from the coding sequence ATGCGCAAGTCGAGATCCCTCGCCAAGCTCGCCCTCGGCGCGCTGGGCGCGATGACGCTCGTCGTGGCCCTCCCCGCGAGTGCCCACGCGAACGTCCTGACCCTGCTACCGCAGAACGCCGACGGCCTGGAGCAGACGTTCTCCCCGGCCTACGACTACGACGGCGACGGCTGCTACGCCACAGCCGCCATCGGCGCCGACGGGACCCTCAACCCGGGTCTCAAGCTCGGCGGCGACGTCAACGGCAAGTGCCACGACTACGCCCAGCTGGCGAACGCCAACACCTACTCGCGTGCGAAGTGCAACAACGGCTGGTGCGCGGTGATGTACGCCAGCTACTTCGAGAAGGACCAGATCACCCTGGGTCCTGCGGCCCTCGGGCACACGCACGACTGGGAACACGTCATCGTGTGGATCCGCGACAACCAGGCCGAGTACGTGTCGGTGTCCCAGCACAACACCTACCAGCTGGCCGCCCGTTCGGCGATCCGCTTCGACGGCACCCACCCGAAGATCGTCTATCACAAGGACGGTGTCTCCAGTCACTGCTTCCGGTTCGCGGGCAGCAACGACGAACCGGCGGAGAACGCCACCGGCAACTGGTTCTTCCCGCGTCTGGTCGGCTGGAACGGCTATCCGGCCGGCTACCGCGACAAGCTCATGAGCGCCGACTTCGGCTCCGCCACGATCAAGATCGACGACGGCGACTTCCAGTGGGCTCTCGACTACGCGAAGCCGTCCGGGATCCCCTTCGACGCCTACGCCTGA
- a CDS encoding TMEM175 family protein yields the protein MTNHPFGLRRPHVAVGPERLLALGDAVFSIAMTLLALDITVPDGLAEAEVADAVADAVPTIGAYLLSFFVIGTLWLVQHGLFRLIATLDRWLLLLYFALLATVAALPFPTRLISEYGETTTATACYAGAIALAVALMCGMYVRLLVNPEVAAPETSRTLLKVEIRHGVLLVLVFATSVPVAFYSPTLAKYWWLLAVGTRMLYRKPADQEE from the coding sequence ATGACGAACCACCCCTTCGGCCTGCGCCGCCCGCATGTGGCCGTGGGTCCCGAACGCCTTCTCGCCCTCGGTGACGCCGTGTTCTCCATCGCGATGACACTGCTCGCGCTCGACATCACCGTCCCGGACGGCCTGGCCGAGGCCGAGGTCGCCGACGCCGTGGCGGACGCGGTGCCCACCATCGGCGCGTATCTGCTCAGCTTCTTCGTCATCGGCACGCTCTGGCTCGTCCAGCACGGCCTGTTCCGCCTGATCGCGACACTCGACCGCTGGCTGCTCCTGCTCTACTTCGCGCTCCTGGCGACGGTCGCCGCGCTGCCCTTCCCGACCCGGCTGATCAGCGAGTACGGCGAGACGACCACGGCGACCGCCTGCTACGCGGGGGCGATCGCCCTGGCCGTGGCCCTGATGTGCGGCATGTACGTGCGCCTGCTGGTGAACCCCGAGGTGGCGGCGCCGGAGACCTCTCGCACGTTGCTGAAGGTGGAGATCCGGCACGGTGTCCTGCTGGTCCTCGTCTTCGCCACTTCGGTGCCGGTGGCCTTCTACTCGCCGACCCTCGCCAAGTACTGGTGGCTGCTGGCCGTCGGGACACGGATGCTCTACCGCAAGCCGGCCGACCAGGAAGAGTGA
- a CDS encoding chitinase: MSMTLLRPRLAIFAVLTAVLTALLTVTPARAADGTITGLAGKCVDVAGASNANGTAVQLYDCNGTGAQIWSNSGDGTLRALGKCLDVAERSTADGAAVQLWDCSGGANQQWVVSGARDIVNPAANKCLDVRDNNSANGTRLQIWTCTGTANQKWNAPASGGGGTPSGFVVSEAQFNQMFPSRNSFYTYSGLVAALSAYPGFAKTGSDTVKKQEAAAFLANVNHETGGLVHIVEQNTANYPHYCDWNQPYGCPAGQAAYYGRGPIQLSWNFNYKAAGDALGIDLLNNPWRVQNEAAVAWKTGLWYWNTQSGPGTMTPHNAMVNQAGFGQTIRSINGSLECDGRNPAQVQSRVDAYNRFTSILGVSPGGNLYC, encoded by the coding sequence ATGTCCATGACCCTGCTCAGACCCCGGCTCGCGATCTTCGCGGTGCTCACCGCCGTCCTCACCGCCCTGCTCACCGTGACCCCCGCGCGGGCCGCCGACGGCACGATCACCGGCCTCGCCGGCAAGTGCGTCGACGTGGCGGGCGCGAGCAACGCCAACGGCACCGCCGTACAGCTCTACGACTGCAACGGGACCGGCGCGCAGATCTGGTCCAACTCCGGCGACGGCACCCTGCGCGCGCTCGGCAAGTGTCTGGACGTCGCCGAGCGCAGCACGGCGGACGGCGCGGCGGTCCAGCTGTGGGACTGCTCGGGCGGCGCGAACCAGCAGTGGGTGGTCAGCGGCGCACGCGACATCGTGAACCCGGCCGCGAACAAGTGCCTGGACGTCCGGGACAACAACAGTGCCAACGGCACCCGGCTGCAGATCTGGACCTGCACCGGCACCGCGAACCAGAAGTGGAACGCGCCCGCGAGCGGGGGCGGCGGCACCCCGTCCGGCTTCGTGGTCAGCGAGGCGCAGTTCAACCAGATGTTCCCGAGCCGGAATTCGTTCTACACGTACAGCGGCCTGGTCGCCGCGCTGAGCGCCTACCCGGGCTTCGCCAAGACCGGCAGCGACACCGTGAAGAAGCAGGAGGCGGCGGCCTTCCTCGCCAACGTCAACCACGAGACCGGCGGCCTCGTGCACATCGTCGAGCAGAACACCGCCAACTACCCCCACTACTGCGACTGGAACCAGCCCTACGGCTGCCCCGCCGGCCAGGCCGCCTACTACGGCCGCGGTCCGATCCAGCTGTCGTGGAACTTCAACTACAAGGCCGCCGGTGACGCCCTGGGCATCGACCTGCTCAACAACCCCTGGCGGGTGCAGAACGAGGCGGCCGTCGCCTGGAAGACCGGTCTTTGGTACTGGAACACCCAGTCCGGTCCCGGCACCATGACCCCCCACAACGCCATGGTGAACCAGGCCGGCTTCGGCCAGACGATCCGCTCCATCAACGGCTCCCTGGAGTGCGACGGCAGGAACCCGGCGCAGGTCCAGAGCCGCGTCGACGCCTACAACCGGTTCACCTCGATCCTCGGCGTCTCGCCGGGCGGCAACCTCTACTGCTGA
- a CDS encoding MFS transporter, producing MAMTPATQHQPSTPEVPGLHRERRRLHTKLKLATQIGQGIDGYIIGGIGMAMAALTTDLHLSTFMQGLVGASPLIGIFIGGPLFGRLADRFGRRPVFLVDMLIFLIGSVLQFFVTDGTQLFLIRLLMGVAIGGEYAIGAPLLSEYAPRQGRGRLLASLEISWYVGYALATVVGALFADVDGGWRWSLASSAVIAVVCVALRGGIPESARWLLSRGRREEAEALIEKYGIEVDIDAELDESQAPAREGFRALFSRRHLRSTVFASVFWAALVLPYFAIGTFWTQVFEALNMGDNAVAALLVYSFTAVAGVTAGCLVVDRIGRRRLLIPPFWITAGALALVALWPTSTPVIVGGFLFFIFLNAASSALTAIYPLEVFPTSLRTTGVGFATAMSRVGAAIGTFLLPMGLDRFGAEFVLLIGAGVLALGGLVSQFLAPETTDMDLARAARKARGA from the coding sequence ATGGCAATGACGCCTGCGACCCAGCACCAGCCCAGCACACCCGAAGTGCCCGGCCTGCACCGCGAACGCCGCCGTCTGCACACCAAGTTGAAGCTCGCCACCCAGATCGGGCAGGGCATCGACGGCTACATCATCGGCGGCATCGGCATGGCGATGGCCGCGCTGACCACCGACCTCCATCTCTCCACGTTCATGCAGGGCCTGGTCGGCGCCTCCCCGCTGATCGGCATCTTCATCGGCGGCCCCCTCTTCGGCCGGCTCGCCGACCGCTTCGGCCGCCGCCCGGTGTTCCTCGTCGACATGCTGATCTTCCTGATCGGCTCGGTCCTGCAGTTCTTCGTCACCGACGGCACCCAGCTCTTCCTCATCCGTCTGCTGATGGGCGTCGCGATCGGAGGCGAGTACGCCATCGGCGCCCCGCTGCTTTCCGAGTACGCGCCCCGGCAGGGCCGCGGCCGGCTGCTGGCCAGCCTGGAGATCAGCTGGTACGTCGGCTACGCGCTGGCCACGGTCGTCGGCGCGCTGTTCGCGGACGTCGACGGCGGCTGGCGGTGGTCCCTGGCCAGCAGCGCGGTCATCGCCGTGGTGTGCGTCGCACTGCGCGGCGGCATACCGGAGTCGGCACGCTGGCTGCTGAGCAGGGGGCGCCGCGAGGAGGCCGAGGCGCTGATCGAGAAGTACGGCATCGAGGTGGACATCGACGCCGAGCTCGACGAGTCCCAGGCGCCCGCGCGAGAGGGGTTCCGGGCGCTGTTCAGCCGACGGCACCTGCGCAGCACGGTGTTCGCCAGCGTCTTCTGGGCGGCGCTCGTCCTGCCGTACTTCGCCATCGGCACGTTCTGGACGCAGGTCTTCGAGGCCCTGAACATGGGCGACAACGCCGTCGCGGCGCTGCTCGTCTACTCCTTCACCGCGGTGGCGGGCGTGACGGCGGGCTGTCTCGTCGTGGACCGGATCGGCCGGCGCAGGCTGCTCATCCCGCCGTTCTGGATCACCGCGGGCGCCCTGGCGCTGGTCGCGCTGTGGCCCACGTCCACCCCGGTCATCGTCGGCGGCTTCCTGTTCTTCATCTTCCTCAACGCCGCCTCCAGCGCACTCACCGCCATCTACCCGCTGGAGGTCTTCCCGACCTCCCTGCGCACCACCGGCGTCGGCTTCGCCACCGCGATGAGCCGGGTCGGCGCGGCCATCGGCACCTTCCTGCTGCCGATGGGCCTGGACCGGTTCGGCGCGGAGTTCGTCCTGCTGATCGGCGCCGGGGTGCTCGCGCTCGGCGGTCTCGTCTCGCAGTTCCTCGCCCCGGAGACGACCGACATGGACCTCGCCCGGGCGGCACGCAAGGCGCGCGGGGCGTAG
- the rox gene encoding rifampin monooxygenase encodes MIDVIVVGGGPTGLMLAAELRLHDVHVVVLEKLTEPTPQSRGQGLHARSVEMMDQRGLLERFLAVSEKFQVGGLFGGIAKAWPDGLDTAHPYGLATPQPVTERLLNERALELGTEIRRGCEVVGLSQDDDGVSVELADGTRLRSRYLAGCDGGRSVVRKLLGVGFPGEAATVETLLGEMELTEDPERIAAVVAEVRKTQLRFGAGPGENGVYRVVVPADGVAEDRASEPTLEEFKRQLRATAGTDFGAHSPRWLSRFGDATRQAERYRVGRVLLAGDAAHIHPPTGGQGLNLGIQDAFNLGWKLAAAVRGRAPEGLLDTYHAERHPVSAAVLANTRAQITLLGSEPGPTALRELFSKLMDFAEVNRYVTGMITAVDVRYDFGEGHDLLGRRMRDLPLKQGRLYELTHDGRGLLLDGTGRLSVEGWADRVDHVVDVSEDLDVPAALLRPDGHVAWVGEAQEELLEALRRWFGDAD; translated from the coding sequence ATGATCGATGTGATCGTGGTCGGCGGTGGCCCCACCGGCCTGATGCTGGCAGCGGAACTGCGGCTGCACGACGTGCACGTGGTCGTGCTGGAGAAGCTGACGGAGCCGACCCCGCAGTCCCGTGGGCAGGGGCTGCACGCGCGCAGCGTCGAGATGATGGACCAGCGCGGCCTCCTGGAGCGGTTCCTGGCGGTCAGTGAGAAGTTCCAGGTCGGCGGTCTGTTCGGTGGTATCGCCAAGGCGTGGCCGGACGGCCTGGACACGGCTCACCCCTACGGTCTTGCGACCCCGCAGCCGGTCACCGAGCGGCTGCTGAACGAGCGCGCGCTGGAACTCGGCACCGAGATCCGGCGGGGCTGCGAAGTGGTCGGGCTGAGCCAGGACGACGACGGTGTGAGCGTGGAGCTGGCGGACGGTACGCGGCTTCGCTCGCGCTACCTCGCCGGCTGCGACGGCGGTCGCAGCGTGGTGCGCAAGCTGCTCGGCGTCGGCTTCCCCGGCGAGGCCGCCACGGTCGAGACGCTGCTGGGCGAGATGGAGCTGACGGAGGATCCGGAGAGGATCGCCGCCGTGGTCGCCGAGGTCCGCAAGACCCAGCTGCGGTTCGGTGCGGGCCCCGGCGAGAACGGGGTCTACCGCGTCGTGGTGCCCGCCGACGGCGTGGCCGAAGACCGCGCGAGCGAGCCGACCCTCGAAGAGTTCAAGCGGCAGTTGCGGGCCACCGCGGGCACCGACTTCGGTGCGCACTCGCCGCGCTGGCTCTCCCGTTTCGGTGACGCCACCCGGCAGGCCGAGCGCTACCGGGTCGGCCGGGTGCTGCTGGCCGGCGACGCGGCGCACATCCATCCGCCGACCGGCGGGCAGGGCCTCAACCTCGGTATCCAGGACGCGTTCAACCTGGGCTGGAAGCTGGCCGCCGCGGTCCGGGGCCGGGCGCCGGAAGGGCTGTTGGACACCTACCACGCCGAACGGCACCCGGTGAGCGCCGCCGTCCTCGCCAACACCCGGGCGCAGATCACCCTCCTGGGCAGCGAACCGGGCCCGACCGCGCTGCGGGAGCTGTTCTCGAAGCTGATGGACTTCGCGGAGGTGAACCGGTACGTCACCGGGATGATCACCGCGGTCGACGTCCGCTACGACTTCGGCGAGGGCCACGACCTGCTCGGCCGGCGCATGCGGGACCTCCCGCTGAAGCAGGGCCGCCTCTACGAGTTGACGCACGACGGCCGCGGGCTGCTGCTCGACGGGACCGGCCGGCTGTCGGTCGAGGGCTGGGCGGACCGGGTCGACCATGTCGTCGACGTGAGTGAGGACCTGGACGTGCCCGCGGCGCTGCTGCGGCCGGACGGCCATGTGGCGTGGGTCGGTGAGGCCCAGGAGGAACTGCTCGAAGCGCTGCGCCGGTGGTTCGGGGACGCCGACTGA
- a CDS encoding amidohydrolase family protein, whose amino-acid sequence MGATGPVHEALAALPLVDHHCHGIVTAEPDRAGFESLLTEGEPWPGISPFDTPLGLAVRRHCAPLLDLPRHAPPDEYLARRAELGAREVDRRFLTAAGTEVFCVDTGYTPHPITTPGELARTAGATAYEVVRLESVAEAVAAAGVEPEAYPAAFRTAAEEAVRRPGVVAVKSVAAYRTGFDLDPARPPEALVVAAARQWLADGGRLADPVLIRHLLWTAVDLGLPLQLHTGFGDNDIRLHRVDPTHLTDWLHLTRGTIPVLLLHCWPYQRQAAYLAAVFEQVYLDVGLTLHHVGPARSRAILAEALEITPFRKLLYSSDAYGLAELYRLGALAFRRGLGELLQDLVDADELGLPDALRIAAWAAGDNARRLYGLPDPVPRSDRD is encoded by the coding sequence ATGGGTGCCACAGGGCCGGTCCACGAGGCGCTCGCGGCGCTGCCGCTGGTGGACCATCACTGCCACGGGATCGTCACCGCCGAACCGGACCGGGCCGGCTTCGAGTCCCTGCTCACCGAGGGCGAGCCATGGCCCGGCATCTCCCCCTTCGACACCCCGCTCGGCCTCGCCGTACGCCGTCACTGCGCGCCCCTGCTGGACCTGCCCCGGCACGCGCCCCCGGACGAATACCTGGCCCGGCGTGCGGAACTGGGTGCGCGGGAGGTCGACCGGCGCTTCCTGACCGCGGCCGGAACCGAGGTGTTCTGCGTCGACACCGGCTACACGCCCCACCCGATCACCACGCCCGGGGAACTCGCCAGGACCGCCGGCGCGACCGCGTACGAAGTCGTACGGCTGGAGTCGGTGGCCGAGGCCGTCGCGGCCGCCGGAGTCGAACCGGAGGCCTACCCCGCCGCGTTCCGCACGGCCGCCGAGGAGGCCGTGCGCCGGCCCGGGGTGGTGGCCGTGAAGTCGGTGGCCGCCTACCGCACCGGCTTCGACCTGGACCCGGCACGCCCGCCGGAGGCGCTCGTCGTCGCGGCGGCCCGGCAGTGGCTCGCGGACGGCGGCCGGCTGGCCGACCCGGTCCTGATACGGCATCTGCTGTGGACGGCCGTCGACCTGGGGCTCCCGCTCCAGTTGCACACCGGCTTCGGCGACAACGACATCCGCCTGCACCGGGTGGACCCCACCCACCTCACGGACTGGCTGCATCTGACCCGGGGCACGATCCCCGTCCTGCTCCTGCACTGCTGGCCGTACCAGCGGCAGGCCGCCTATCTCGCGGCGGTCTTCGAGCAGGTGTACCTGGACGTGGGCCTGACCCTGCACCACGTGGGCCCCGCCCGCTCCCGGGCGATCCTGGCGGAGGCCCTGGAGATCACGCCGTTCCGCAAGCTGCTGTACAGCTCGGACGCGTATGGTCTGGCCGAGTTGTACCGGCTCGGCGCACTGGCGTTCCGCCGCGGCCTGGGCGAGCTGCTCCAGGACCTGGTGGACGCCGATGAGCTCGGCCTGCCGGACGCGCTGCGGATCGCGGCGTGGGCGGCCGGTGACAACGCCCGCCGCCTCTACGGACTGCCCGACCCCGTCCCCCGTTCCGATCGCGACTGA
- a CDS encoding RICIN domain-containing protein, producing MRPALRRLRRSTAVTVVTVAAASLLTSAPAPAGAAESAAAALPADYSTVMNAASGRCLDARAAATANGTVVQQYACNGSTAQNWSFTPTSDGYVRINNRNNTGQVVDVADVSTTDGGPVHLWAYGGGANQQWLPVDEGGGIYRFVNRNSGKCLDDPGASLADSVQFVQYTCNGSAAQRFQVVPVNQSAANPDLGPNVVVFDPSMSPSTIQNRLNSIFQQQETNQFGSQRYAVLFKPGSYNANVNVGFYTQVAGLGLSPDSVTVNGAVHAEADWFPPQNATQNFWRGAENLSVNPTGGADRWAVSQASAYRRMHLRGNLALDDGGWSSGGLLADTKIDGQVNSGSQQQWLTRNSQLGSWTGSNWNMVFVGSQGVPGTSFPNPPYTTVAQTPVSREKPFLYVDGAGAYKVFVPSVRSNSSATSWAGGSPSGSSLSLDSFYVVKPGATAGDINAALAAGKNLLVTPGVYHLNQTLQVNRADTVVLGLGLATFIPDNGVTAMKVADVDGVKVAGVLFDAGTTNSPTLMEVGPAGSSASHAANPTSLHDVYFRVGGAAVGKATTSLVINSDNVIGDHMWIWRADHGSGVGWNTNTGDTGLIVNGDDVTAYGLFVEHYQKYQTIWNGNGGRTYFYQNEMPYDPPNQAAWMNGSTQGYAAYKVADSVTSHQAYGLGSYCFFNVNPSVTAERAIEAPNKAGVRFTSMVTVSLGGTGTIRHVVNNTGGPSNSGSNVANLTNYP from the coding sequence GTGCGTCCCGCGCTCAGGCGCCTCCGCAGATCCACCGCCGTCACGGTCGTCACCGTGGCGGCCGCGTCCCTGCTCACCTCGGCGCCCGCGCCGGCCGGCGCCGCGGAGAGCGCGGCGGCCGCGCTGCCCGCCGACTACTCGACCGTCATGAACGCCGCGAGCGGCAGATGCCTGGACGCCCGGGCGGCCGCCACCGCCAACGGCACCGTCGTGCAGCAGTACGCGTGCAACGGCTCGACGGCCCAGAACTGGAGCTTCACGCCGACCAGTGACGGCTACGTCCGCATCAACAACCGCAACAACACCGGCCAGGTCGTGGATGTCGCCGACGTCTCCACCACCGACGGCGGGCCGGTCCATCTGTGGGCCTACGGCGGCGGCGCCAACCAGCAGTGGCTGCCCGTCGACGAGGGCGGCGGCATCTACCGCTTCGTCAACCGAAACAGCGGCAAGTGCCTGGACGACCCGGGCGCATCGCTCGCCGACAGCGTCCAGTTCGTGCAGTACACGTGCAACGGCAGCGCCGCCCAGCGGTTCCAGGTGGTCCCGGTGAACCAGTCGGCCGCGAACCCGGACCTCGGCCCGAACGTGGTCGTCTTCGACCCGTCCATGTCGCCCTCGACCATCCAGAACCGGCTCAACTCGATCTTCCAGCAGCAGGAGACCAACCAGTTCGGCTCGCAGCGCTACGCCGTCCTGTTCAAGCCGGGCTCCTACAACGCGAACGTCAACGTCGGCTTCTACACCCAGGTCGCCGGGCTCGGCCTGTCCCCGGACTCGGTCACCGTCAACGGCGCGGTGCACGCCGAGGCCGACTGGTTCCCGCCGCAGAACGCCACCCAGAACTTCTGGCGCGGTGCAGAGAACCTGTCCGTCAACCCGACGGGCGGCGCCGACCGCTGGGCGGTCTCGCAGGCGTCGGCGTACCGCCGGATGCATCTGCGCGGCAACCTCGCCCTGGACGACGGCGGCTGGTCCAGCGGCGGTCTGCTCGCCGACACCAAGATCGACGGCCAGGTCAACTCAGGCAGCCAGCAGCAGTGGCTGACCCGCAACTCCCAGCTCGGCAGCTGGACCGGCTCCAACTGGAACATGGTCTTCGTCGGCAGCCAGGGCGTCCCCGGCACCAGCTTCCCCAACCCGCCGTACACCACGGTCGCGCAGACCCCGGTCAGCCGGGAGAAGCCGTTCCTGTACGTCGACGGAGCCGGCGCCTACAAGGTGTTCGTGCCGTCGGTGCGGTCCAACTCCAGCGCGACGAGCTGGGCGGGCGGCTCCCCGTCCGGCAGTTCGCTGTCCCTCGACTCCTTCTACGTCGTGAAGCCCGGCGCGACGGCCGGCGACATCAACGCCGCGCTGGCCGCGGGCAAGAACCTGCTCGTCACGCCCGGCGTCTACCACCTCAACCAGACCCTCCAGGTGAACCGCGCCGACACCGTCGTCCTCGGCCTGGGCCTCGCCACGTTCATCCCGGACAACGGCGTCACCGCGATGAAGGTGGCCGACGTCGACGGTGTGAAGGTCGCGGGCGTCCTCTTCGACGCGGGCACCACCAACTCGCCCACCCTGATGGAGGTCGGCCCGGCCGGTTCGTCCGCGTCCCACGCCGCCAACCCGACCTCACTGCACGACGTGTACTTCCGCGTCGGCGGCGCAGCCGTCGGCAAGGCGACCACCAGCCTCGTCATCAACAGCGACAACGTCATCGGCGACCACATGTGGATCTGGCGCGCCGACCACGGCAGCGGCGTCGGCTGGAACACCAACACCGGCGACACCGGCCTGATCGTCAACGGCGACGACGTCACCGCGTACGGCTTGTTCGTCGAGCACTACCAGAAGTACCAGACCATCTGGAACGGCAACGGCGGCCGGACGTACTTCTACCAGAACGAGATGCCCTACGACCCGCCGAACCAGGCGGCGTGGATGAACGGCTCCACGCAGGGCTACGCGGCCTACAAGGTCGCCGACTCCGTGACCAGCCATCAGGCCTACGGCCTCGGCAGCTACTGCTTCTTCAACGTCAATCCGAGTGTGACCGCCGAGCGGGCCATCGAGGCACCGAACAAGGCGGGAGTCCGCTTCACCAGCATGGTGACGGTCTCCCTCGGCGGTACAGGCACCATCCGGCACGTCGTCAACAACACGGGCGGTCCGTCCAACTCCGGCTCCAACGTGGCCAATCTGACGAACTACCCGTAG
- a CDS encoding NUDIX hydrolase family protein, with protein sequence MTETTPGWLSSDELEQARANMPILYVEAVPVRVDDSGEVTSIGLLLRIGPDGTVSRTLVSGRVLHHERVRDALLRHLEKDLGPVALPRVPTSLQPFTVAEYFPTHGVTPYHDPRQHAVSLAYVVPVTGDCRPRQDALDLVWFSPQEALSPAVQSEMPGGHGVLLKQALAHVGCVV encoded by the coding sequence ATGACCGAAACCACGCCCGGCTGGCTGAGCAGCGACGAGCTGGAGCAGGCACGCGCCAACATGCCCATCCTGTACGTCGAGGCAGTGCCCGTGCGCGTCGACGACAGCGGTGAGGTCACCAGCATCGGCCTCCTCCTGCGGATCGGACCGGACGGTACGGTCAGCCGGACCCTGGTCTCCGGCCGCGTACTGCACCACGAGCGGGTCCGCGACGCACTCCTGCGCCACCTGGAGAAGGACCTCGGCCCGGTGGCGCTGCCCCGGGTGCCGACGTCGCTGCAGCCGTTCACGGTCGCGGAGTACTTCCCGACGCACGGTGTCACGCCGTACCACGACCCGCGCCAGCACGCGGTGTCCCTGGCCTACGTCGTCCCGGTCACCGGCGACTGCCGGCCTCGCCAGGACGCCCTGGACCTGGTCTGGTTCAGCCCGCAGGAGGCCCTGTCGCCCGCGGTGCAGAGCGAGATGCCGGGCGGGCACGGGGTGCTGCTGAAGCAGGCGCTGGCCCATGTGGGCTGCGTGGTCTGA